A single Sulfurimonas aquatica DNA region contains:
- a CDS encoding FtsW/RodA/SpoVE family cell cycle protein: MWRFDKGILSQFDFFSIILIIPLIITSNWLIGEVVPALAQKQVAYVGIAFIAFLVVFFLPIRRMSWLIPLIYWGNIGLLLAVEFFGHARLGAQRWINIPFINATIQPSEFVKPALILMLAYLIHKNPPPLQGYRIKEFAKISFYILLPFILIAKEPDLGTALVLLLIGYGTLFFIGVHWKIVASIATIAILLIPISYKFILHDYQKVRIQDFLSEKPSYHVQQSIIAIGSGGWSGKDKENATQTQMRFLPIATSDFIFAFVVERTGFLGALALISLYAVLILHLLSLAIFNKDYYIKVVSVSISFMIFIYMGVNISMTIGYAPVVGVPLPMFSYGGSSFFNFMILFAIMQNLITFRYKDMYDNRGTKSFM; encoded by the coding sequence TTGTGGAGATTTGATAAGGGTATTTTATCACAATTTGACTTCTTTTCTATCATTCTTATAATTCCCCTAATTATTACTTCAAACTGGCTAATTGGTGAAGTTGTGCCTGCTCTTGCACAAAAGCAAGTTGCCTATGTTGGTATCGCGTTTATTGCATTTTTGGTCGTCTTTTTTTTGCCCATTAGAAGGATGAGTTGGCTTATACCTTTGATATATTGGGGAAATATTGGACTACTCTTAGCTGTAGAATTTTTCGGTCATGCTCGCCTTGGTGCACAAAGGTGGATAAATATCCCTTTTATAAACGCCACTATACAGCCCTCAGAATTCGTAAAACCAGCACTTATTTTAATGCTTGCTTATCTTATCCATAAGAACCCTCCACCACTCCAAGGCTATAGGATTAAAGAGTTTGCAAAAATAAGTTTTTATATATTACTTCCCTTTATCCTTATAGCAAAAGAACCCGATTTAGGTACTGCTCTTGTTTTACTACTTATCGGCTATGGAACTCTCTTTTTTATAGGAGTACATTGGAAGATAGTCGCGAGTATTGCTACCATAGCTATTCTTTTAATTCCAATATCATACAAGTTTATACTTCATGATTATCAAAAGGTTAGAATACAAGACTTTTTAAGTGAAAAGCCCTCTTATCATGTACAACAATCAATCATTGCAATAGGTTCAGGCGGATGGAGTGGAAAAGACAAAGAGAATGCAACGCAGACTCAAATGCGTTTTTTGCCTATTGCAACAAGTGATTTTATCTTTGCCTTTGTAGTTGAGAGGACTGGTTTTTTAGGAGCTCTTGCACTAATATCTCTTTATGCGGTGCTCATTCTACATCTTTTAAGTTTAGCGATCTTTAACAAAGATTATTACATCAAGGTAGTAAGTGTCTCCATCTCATTTATGATTTTTATATATATGGGAGTAAATATATCAATGACTATTGGGTATGCACCAGTAGTGGGTGTCCCTTTACCAATGTTTAGCTATGGAGGAAGTAGTTTTTTTAACTTTATGATACTCTTTGCCATCATGCAAAACCTTATTACCTTTCGATATAAAGATATGTATGACAATCGAGGAACAAAAAGTTTTATGTAG